The following nucleotide sequence is from Chloroflexia bacterium SDU3-3.
CTCGCACCCTCAATCCTGTCCGCCGACTTCGCCCACCTGGGCCGCGACGCCCGCGCCGCCGAGCAGGCCGGGGCCGACTGGCTGCAGATCGACGTGATGGATGGTGTGTTCGTGCCGAATATTAGCGTCGGCCTGCCGGTGGTCGAGTCGCTGCGCAAGGAGGTGGCGCTCACCCTGGACTGCCACCTGATGATCACGCAGCCCGAGCGCTACGTTGAGGCCTTTATCAAGGCGGGCGCGAACCACGTGACGGTGCACGCCGAGGCCACCCAGCACCTGCACCGCACCATCCAGCAGATCAAAGAGCTGGGCGCAACCGCCGGGGTGGCCTTGAACCCCGCCACCCCGCTGAGCGCGCTGGATGAGATCGCGCCCGATCTCGATCTGGTGCTGATCATGACCGTGAACCCCGGCTTCGGCGGGCAGCAGTACATCGCGGCCAGCTCGGGCAAGATCGCGCGGCTGCGGGCCATGCTGGACGGGCGCGGGCTGGGCCACGTGCAGATCCAGGTGGACGGCGGCATTAAGGCGAGCAACATCCGCACGGTGGTGGAGGCCGGGGCCAGCAATATCGTGGCCGGTTCGGCGATCTTCAGCCCCGCGTTTAGTGTAGAGAGCGCCATCGGCCAGATGCGCGCCGCCCTGCAGTAGGCAGCCGATGACCAGCATCACCCTGGCCGCCACCAACCACGACCCCGACGGGCGGCTGTACGAGCAGACCGCGCGCATGCTGCCGCGCCTTGCAGGCCTGTTCCCGCAGATCACCGTGCTGCTGACCAGCACCAGCCAGGCCCGCAGCGAGGCCCTGCTGCGCGAGGCGGGCTGCGACACGACCCGCGAGCCGCAGCCGCCCGGCGGGCTGGCCAAGCTCGGCGAGCCGCGCCGCAGCGTCATCCGCCGCGCGCTGGAGTTGGGCGCTGGCCACGTGGTGTTCTGCGACTTCGACCGCATGCTGCACTGGGCCGAGCACCACCCCGCCGAGCTGGCCGCCACGCTTGACCAGATCGCCCAGCACGACTTCACCGTGCTGGCCCGCACCCCGCGCGCCTTCGCCAGCCACCCGCGCTGCCAGCGCGACACCGAGAGTACGATCAACACCGCCTTCGCCGCCGTGAGCGGGCTGGCCTGGGACACAGGGGCTGGGGCGCGCGGGCTCTCGCGCCGCGCCGCCGAGGCCATCCTGGCGGGCTGCTCCGACACCAGCGTGGGCGTGGATGTGGCCTGGCCGCTGTTCCTGCTGCGCCAGGGCGGCTTCGATGTGGCCTGTATCCCCACCGAGGGCATGGAGTTCGAGACCGCCGACCGCTTCGGCGACCAGGTGGCCGCGCTGGGCGGCCTGGCCGCGTGGATCGACCGGCTGGATGCCGACCCGCGCCAGTGGGCGCTGCGGCTGGATGTGGCCAGAGTCGAGGTCGAATCGCTCTTCCCGTTCAGCTGATTGCGCAAGCCCGTCGCACAGCGCCGCAGTACCAGTATCGGGCTATGGTACAATCTACAGCCATGCGCTGTATTTCGCAGCCCAAAAGAATCGCATCCCCAGCTAGTGTGTATGTTTGCTCGACAAGAGCGGAGGAAATAGATGCCGAAAGACGGAATCACGCCACGCGACCGTGACTACTCGCAGTGGTACCTGGATATTGTGCAGCAGGCTGGCCTGGCCGACTACGCCGAGGTGGTGCGCGGCTGCATCGTGTTCAAGCCCACCGGCTACGCGATCTGGGAGCGCATGCAGCGCGCGCTGGATGACCGCATCAAGGAGACCGGGCACGAGAACGCCTACTTCCCGCTGCTCATCCCCAAGAGCTTCATCATGAAGGAGGCCGAGCACGTCGAGGGCTTTGCGCCCGAGCTGTTCGAGGTGACCCAGATCGGCAGCGAGAAGCTGGAAGACCCCTATGTGGTGCGCCCCACGTCGGAGACGATCATCGGCCACTTCTACGCCAAGTGGATCCGCAGCTACCGCGACCTGCCGCTGCTGATTAACCAGTGGGCCAACGTGATGCGCGCCGAGAAGCGCACCCGCCCGTTCCTGCGCACCGCCGAGTTCCTCTGGCAGGAGGGCCACACCGTACACGCCGACGAGGCCGACGCCGAGCGCGAGACGCTGATGATCCTGCACGATGTCTACGCCGACTTCGCCGAGCGCGAGATGGCCATGCCGGTGATCCGCGGCCTGAAGACCGAGAAGGAGAAGTTCCCCGGCGCGCTGCGCTCGTACTGCATCGAGGCCATGATGCAGGATGGCCGCGCGCTGCAGGCCGGCACCTCGCACAACCTGGGCCAGAACTTCGCCAAGGCCTTCGACATCACCTACACCGACCAGAACAACACCATCCAGCACGCCTGGACCACCTCGTGGGGCGTTTCGACCCGACTGATCGGCGCGATGATCATGACCCACTCGGATGACGAGGGCCTGGTGCTGCCGCCGCGGCTCGCGCCCATCCAGGTGGTGGTGGTGCCGATCTACAAGAACGACACCGAGCGCAGCGCCGTGATGGCCGCCGTCGAGACCATCACCAAGCCCTGGAAGGGCCGCATCCGCATGAAGATCGACGACCGCCAGAACCTGACGCCCGGCTTCAAGTACAACGAGTGGGAGCTGAAAGGCGTGCCGGTGCGCATCGAGGTGGGGCCGAAGGATGTGGACAAGGGCACCGTGGCCATGGCGCGGCGCGACATCCCCGGCAAGGCGGGCAAGTCGTTCGTGCCCCAGGAGGGCCTGACCGAACGGATCGAGGCGCTGCTGGAGGAGATCCAGAACGCGCTCTACCAG
It contains:
- a CDS encoding ribulose-phosphate 3-epimerase: MPLAEYSGRPVLLAPSILSADFAHLGRDARAAEQAGADWLQIDVMDGVFVPNISVGLPVVESLRKEVALTLDCHLMITQPERYVEAFIKAGANHVTVHAEATQHLHRTIQQIKELGATAGVALNPATPLSALDEIAPDLDLVLIMTVNPGFGGQQYIAASSGKIARLRAMLDGRGLGHVQIQVDGGIKASNIRTVVEAGASNIVAGSAIFSPAFSVESAIGQMRAALQ
- a CDS encoding proline--tRNA ligase; translation: MPKDGITPRDRDYSQWYLDIVQQAGLADYAEVVRGCIVFKPTGYAIWERMQRALDDRIKETGHENAYFPLLIPKSFIMKEAEHVEGFAPELFEVTQIGSEKLEDPYVVRPTSETIIGHFYAKWIRSYRDLPLLINQWANVMRAEKRTRPFLRTAEFLWQEGHTVHADEADAERETLMILHDVYADFAEREMAMPVIRGLKTEKEKFPGALRSYCIEAMMQDGRALQAGTSHNLGQNFAKAFDITYTDQNNTIQHAWTTSWGVSTRLIGAMIMTHSDDEGLVLPPRLAPIQVVVVPIYKNDTERSAVMAAVETITKPWKGRIRMKIDDRQNLTPGFKYNEWELKGVPVRIEVGPKDVDKGTVAMARRDIPGKAGKSFVPQEGLTERIEALLEEIQNALYQRALAFRDDRTADVSSYDELKQQVERGFARVYWAGTTEDEQRIQDECRATIRCIPLDQPEAPGTCFYTGKETSQMVIFARAY